The Podospora bellae-mahoneyi strain CBS 112042 chromosome 7, whole genome shotgun sequence genome includes a window with the following:
- the MT2 gene encoding Sphingolipid C9-methyltransferase 2 (COG:M; EggNog:ENOG503NUUX), producing MSKPDAANGNGTALNFKFVETPKAGPFTFEKSEDCGVRTTSYPTIKNAPLPADAAGTDAFSNAALFSLLIGVPWYFSWKVGGGLKTTIFFALITSLPIISGFWLATSTLAPRKNEKAKFPGRPIEHYLTFKKPEDKAKYAGKNKIPMETFHEMYFDGEVDFNGDCLEVLEYRHDWASFRFTLSLVKFFFTGMIPEVIMHTRSQDEEQVRDHYDRGDDFYGWFLGPRMIYTSGIIADINKEESLEQLQDNKLAVVCEKIELKKDEKLLDIGCGWGTLARFASVNYGAKTTGITLGRNQTAWGNKALRNAGIPEDQSKILCMDYRDIPVPEGGYSKITCLEMAEHVGVRHFHGFLKQVHNMLDDDGIFFLQIAGLRKHWQFEDLIWGLFMNKYIFPGADASTPLGWFVDRCEGAGFEVKSVDTIGVHYSGTLWRWYRNWMANQDKVVAKYGKRWFRIWEFFLAYSTIISRQGSATCYQIVLHKNDNGFHRIEGTPSQLGLHGALANTKADLTAWAAREASEFPQVPAN from the exons ATGTCGAAACCAGACGCTGCCAACGGCAATGGCACCGCCCTCAACTTTAAGTTCGTTGAGACGCCCAAGGCCGGTCCTTTCACCTTTGAGAAGTCGGAGGACTGTGGTGTCCGCACCACCTCG TACCCGACCATCAAGAATGCCCCTCTGCCCGCCGATGCCGCTGGCACAGATGCCTTCTCCAACGCCgccctcttttctctcctgATCGGTGTCCCCTGGTACTTCTCATGGAAGGTTGGTGGCGGCCTGAAGAcaaccatcttcttcgccctcatcacctccctgCCCATCATCTCTGGTTTCTGGCTGGCCACCTCGACCCTTGCCCCCCGCAAGAATGAGAAGGCCAAGTTCCCCGGCCGCCCTATCGAGCACTACCTCACCTTCAAGAAGCCCGAGGATAAGGCCAAATATGCTGGCAAGAACAAGATCCCCATGGAGACCTTCCATGAGATGTACTTTGACGGCGAGGTTGACTTCAACGGTGACTGCcttgaggttttggagtACCGCCACGACTGGGCCAGCTTCCGCTTCACTCTCAGCTTGGTCAAGTTCTTCTTCACTGGCATGATTCCCGAGGTCATTATGCACACTCGCTCTCAGG ATGAGGAGCAGGTCCGTGACCACTACGACCGCGGTGATGACTTTTACGGCTGGTTCCTCGGCCCGCGTATGATCTACACTTCTGGTATCATTGCCGACATCAACAAGGAGGAGTCTTTGGAGCAGCTCCAGGACAACAAGCTTGCTGTTGTTTGCGAAAAGAttgagctcaagaaggacgagaagCTTCTCGACATCGGCTGCGGCTGGGGCACTCTTGCCCGCTTCGCCAGTGTCAACTATGGCGCCAAGACCACCGGTATCACTCTCGGCCGCAACCAGACTGCTTGGGGCAACAAGGCTTTGCGCAATGCTGGCATTCCCGAGGATCAGAGCAAGATTCTGTGCATGGACTACCGTGATATCCCCGTCCCTGAAGGTGGCTACAGCAAGATTACCTGCTTGGAGATGGCCGAGCACGTTGGTGTCCGCCACTTCCACGGTTTCCTCAAGCAGGTTCACAACATgctcgacgacgatggtATCTTCTTTTTGCAGATTGCTGGTCTCCGTAAGCACTGGCAGTTTGAGGATCTCATCTGGGGTCTTTTCATGAACAAGTACATCTTCCCCGGCGCCGATGCCTCTACCCCTCTCGGCTGGTTCGTTGACCGCTGCGAGGGCGCTGGCTTCGAGGTCAAGAGCGTTGATACCATTGGTGTTCACTACTCTGGTACTCTCTGGAGATGGTACAGGAACTGGATGGCCAACCAGGACAAGGTTGTTGCCAAGTACGGCAAGAGATGGTTCCGC ATCTGGGAGTTCTTCCTTGCCTACTCTACCATCATCTCTCGCCAGGGTTCCGCCACTTGCTACCAGATCGTTCTCCACAAGAACGACAACGGCTTCCACCGCATCGAGGGCACTCCTTCTCAGCTTGGTCTCCACGGCGCTCTGGCCAATACCAAGGCTGACCTGACCGCCTGGGCTGCTCGTGAGGCTTCCGAGTTTCCCCAGGTGCCTGCCAACTAA
- a CDS encoding hypothetical protein (EggNog:ENOG503P7S4; COG:S) has protein sequence MATFSPSILVSAPARRLTTLRRIITSRPSLLSSFTTTPRISAACFFSSPSRTLSKGGAPLAHNNEPVPTSSPTTDFSSLDVLGNTPVPSTSIDVCHHDGFSLNSGVQITNGSGALLIGGEAFEWKPWLSKDGKGTRKKMINSKWQWEIDPESLGVLSVVWPRPDLLILGVGKYNRPISPKMRQAIGEMGMRVEVLDTRNAASQYNLLATERGVGDVAAALVPIGFEE, from the exons ATGGCGACGTTCTCACCCTCCATACTCGTTTCCGCCCCCGCGCGACGGCTCACCACTCTCCGTcgcatcatcacctccagACCATCCCTCCTCAGCTCCTTCACAACAACTCCCAGGATATCCGCCgcttgcttcttctcctccccttcccgcaCCCTCTCCAAAGGCGGCGCCCCCCTAGCGCACAACAACGAGCCAGTCCCGACTTCCTCCCCGACTACCGACTTCTCCAGCCTTGACGTGCTAGGCAACACCCCCGTCCCGTCCACCTCCATCGACGTCTGCCACCATGACggcttctccctcaactctGGGGTGCAAATCACCAACGGCAGCGGGGCCTTGCTCATAGGCGGGGAGGCGTTTGAGTGGAAACCATGGCTTAGCAAAGACGGGAAaggaacaagaaaaaagatgaTCAACAGCAAGTGGCAGTGGGAGATTGATCCCGAGagtttgggggtgttgagtgTTGTTTGGCCTAGGCCTG ATCTCCTGATCCTAGGAGTGGGTAAATACAACAGGCCCATCAGCCCAAAGATGCGACAGGCGATCGGCGAGATGGGCATGAGGGTCGAGGTGTTAGACACGAGAAACGCGGCGAGCCAGTACAACCTTTTAGCGacggagaggggggtgggggatgtggcTGCCGCGTTGGTGCCGATTGGGTTTGAGGAGTGA
- the RPL34B gene encoding 60S ribosomal protein L34B (COG:J; EggNog:ENOG503P2ZU) — translation MANNRVTYRRRNPYNTSSNRTRVVKTPGGELRVLHIKKRGTAPKCGDCGIKLPGIPALRPKEYAQISKPKKTVQRAYGGSRCGNCVRDRIVRAFLIEEQKIVKKVLKEQTAADKKK, via the exons ATGGCCAACAACAGAGTCACCTACCGTCGCCGGAACCC CTACAACACCTCGTCCAACCGGACGCGGGTTGTCAAGACTCCCGGTGGTGAGCTCCGTGTTCTTCACATCAAGAAGCGCGGCACTGCCCCCAAGTGTGGCGACTGCGGCATCAAACTCCCTGGT ATCCCCGCCCTCCGCCCCAAGGAGTATGCCCAGATCTCTAAGCCCAAGAAGACCGTCCAGCGCGCGTACGGTGGCTCAAGATGCGGCAACTGTGTCCGTGACCGTATCGTCCGTGCTTTCCTCATTGAGGAGCAGAAGATCGTCAAGAAGGTGCTGAAGGAGCAgaccgccgccgacaagaagaaaTAA
- a CDS encoding hypothetical protein (EggNog:ENOG503P8HZ), which yields MASNHPTQAQPAKDGAQQEEEKLEDALYHLNQLHLQASYAHWSTFFDGFARRFRASEAMYAAFMQSVDSTTKELGSFRDALGSPETKAIWNRVSASQKRDPKGIKQWRAVDDPFWGDPDRKRVKTE from the exons ATGGCCAGCAATCATCCAACCCaggcccagccagccaaagACGGCgcgcagcaggaggaggagaagctggaggatgcACTCTATCACTTGAACCAGCTGCATCTCCAGGCAAGTTATGCACACTGGTCAACGTT CTTCGACGGCTTCGCTCGGCGCTTCCGCGCAT CCGAGGCCATGTATGCCGCCTTTATGCAGTCTGTTGATTCCACAACCAAAGAGTTGGGCAGCTTCCGCGATGCCTTGGGCAGCCCGGAGACCAAGGCTATATGGAACAGAGTTAGCGCCAGTCAAAAAAGAGATCCCAAGGGCATCAAACAATGGCGAGCAGTGGATGATCCTTTTTGGGGTGATCCTGATCGGAAGAGGGTGAAGACGGAATAA
- a CDS encoding hypothetical protein (EggNog:ENOG503PB9A; COG:S) has product MESQGAPGASQQPRSRKRQRTSRVPEAGNTASPALTPVSQLPQGWGAAMANNNHPQAVRSHVIDTVPIQSSFSSQQLDRSHEPDGLMNSYSNQHHNAHSQYPDPQPTLASAPHPDTSGLSSLSNLAGEQHQHHGQHQQQHPQHPHQQHAHHHHPSQQAQQQQQQQQSQQQSQQQQQQPTQHQHQQQQQQQQRPSISVNPSAAKPDSRALFQQQYGGVKHTCGDSPPANVANPTSAGPSYSNLPVWHGTPTPTGSSQPAPQLGSASSMPPQSPVPGIPGGGGLGPPPESIYQTFDELLAAVQRHAKEQGYSIVKLRASNYRDGKPTRYDLVCDRGGVKYNSTAKKRNPSTRKVDCPWRAKAVCEVNLGNQWRFVVQEVRHNHEARVAAAQPGQENTPVAQSIRSLNHKIDRISHEMSQGFSRLEQVVVQRLDNMEKRLEALETGRPSMLGNGGVPSMGTPSMPTANMGGGNMGNAPMTNGGMQPLVDSRMGALESRLTQIEMMEEDPSRLSLMVNT; this is encoded by the coding sequence ATGGAGTCCCAGGGAGCTCCAGGAGCTTCGCAGCAGCCACGGAGCCGCAAGCGCCAGCGCACCTCCAGGGTGCCGGAAGCCGGAAATACTGCCTCTCCAGCACTCACCCCTGTCAGCCAGCTCCCCCAGGGCTGGGGGGCTGCCATggcaaacaacaaccacccccagGCCGTGCGCAGCCATGTCATTGACACCGTGCCAATTCAGTCCAGCTTCTCGTCACAGCAGCTCGACAGATCCCATGAGCCAGACGGCTTGATGAACAGCTACAGCAACCAACATCATAATGCCCATTCCCAGTACCCCgatccccaacccaccctcgcctccgCCCCGCATCCCGACACGTCTGGTCTGAGCAGCCTGAGCAACCTAGCCGGcgagcagcaccagcatcacggccagcaccaacaacagcaccctcagcaccctcaccagcagcacgcccaccaccatcacccttcCCAGCAggcgcaacagcagcagcagcagcagcagtcgcaACAGcaatcccaacaacaacaacaacagccgacccagcaccagcaccaacagcagcagcagcagcagcagcgccctAGTATCAGCGTGAACCCATCGGCGGCCAAGCCTGACAGCCGCGCTCTCTTCCAGCAGCAATACGGCGGTGTTAAGCACACCTGTGGTGATTCCCCTCCCGCAAACGTGGCGAACCCAACCTCCGCCGGTCCTTCCTACTCGAATCTGCCGGTTTGGCACGGCACGCCCACTCCCACCGGCTCGTCGCAACCCGCGCCTCAGCTTGgctcggcctcctcgatgCCACCGCAGTCGCCGGTACCAGGCATTCCTGGCGGAGGTGGCCTGGGCCCACCTCCAGAAAGCATATATCAGACTTTCGACGAGCTGCTTGCCGCGGTACAGCGCCATGCGAAGGAGCAAGGTTATTCCATTGTGAAGCTACGCGCCAGCAACTACCGCGATGGTAAGCCGACGCGCTACGACCTTGTATGCGATCGCGGCGGAGTCAAGTACAACAGCACGGCCAAGAAGCGCAACCCAAGCACGCGCAAGGTTGATTGCCCATGGCGGGCCAAGGCCGTGTGCGAGGTCAACTTGGGCAATCAGTGGAGGTTCGTTGTCCAGGAGGTCCGGCATAACCATGAGGCGCGTGTTGCTGCGGCTCAACCGGGACAAGAAAACACACCTGTCGCGCAAAGTATCCGCAGCCTCAATCATAAAATCGACCGCATCTCCCATGAGATGAGCCAGGGTTTCAGTCGATTGGAACAGGTCGTTGTGCAGCGCTTGGACAACATGGAGAAGCGATTAGAAGCTCTTGAGACAGGTCGACCATCAATGCTCGGAAACGGCGGTGTACCGTCCATGGGAACACCAAGCATGCCAACTGCTAATATGGGCGGCGGCAATATGGGCAATGCCCCGATGACGAACGGAGGCATGCAGCCGCTTGTGGATAGTAGGATGGGGGCACTGGAAAGCCGCTTGACTCAGATCGAAATGATGGAAGAAGATCCATCACGCCTCTCGCTCATGGTCAACACCTAG